CAACTTCGAAGCAGAGAAATTGTATTATGGAAATGATACTATTTCAGGAAATATAAATAAACTTACAGTCAGCGAAAAAAGCGGTTTGCAAATCCAGTCTTTAAAAACTAATTTTTTCTACGGACCAAAAAATGCATCCTTAGAGAATCTGTATTTAAAAACACCTCAAACACTTGTTCAGGATAAAATTAAAGCTGAATACAGATCGCTTGATGCACTGCAGAAAGATTTAGGAAATCTGGCTATTGATGCCAATCTGAAAGAATCCAAAATTGGTTTCAAAGACATTTTATTATTTGTTCCAACGCTTCAAAATACCAATCCGTTTAAGAGTAATCCAAACGCGGTTTTGTATGTTGACAGTCGTGTAAGCGGAAAAGTAAAAGATCTGAATATTTCCAAATTTGAAATGAGCGGAATAGGAACGACAAAAGTTTCCCTTTCGGGGAAGATTGCCGGATTGCCTGATGCGCAAAAAGCGTATTACGATTTGGATATTAAAAAGATTTCGAGCACAGCAAAAGATATTAATATGTTCGTGCCGGCAGGAACAATTCCAAAAAACATTCAGCTTCCTTCGCAGTTGAGTTTGCAGGGAAAATTTAAAGGTTCAGTTCAAAACTTCAAAACCAATTTAGCTTTAAATAGCAGTTTTGGAAATGCAAAAGTGGATGCTTTATTTGACCAGCGAGTTAAAAAAAGAGAAAAGTATGATGCTGTAGTTTCCTTAAACGAATTTGATCTTGGACGATTAATCAAAAATGATTCGATTGGAAAAATAACGCTTAATGCAAAAGTTAAAGGAAACGGTTTAGATCCGAAAACTGCAAATGCTTTTGTGGACGGAATTGTTCAGAAAGCAGTTTTCAACAGATATACATATAAAGATTTAACCTTAAAAGGAAATATCGAAAACGGATCTTTTGCCGTAAAATCCGGAATGGAAGACCCGAATCTGAATTTTAATTTAACCGCAAGCGGAGATACAAAAGATAAATATCCAACCATAAAACTGAAATTAAATCTCGATATAGCCGATTTAGAAAAACTGAATCTGCATGCCGGCCCAATGAAACTGCGCGGAAATTTAGATGCTGCTATTACCAACAGTAATCCCGATTTTTTAAACGGAAAAGTTTTTCTGTCCAATATTCAGATTTTGCAGGACAAAGAGCCAATTGTTTTAGATTCGATTCGTGTTATTGCTTTTGCAGATAAAGACAGCAATTCAATTAAGATTTCGTCGCAGTTTTTAAAAGCAGAAATGACCGGAAAGTACAAACTGACGACTTTGTCCAATTCAATTCAAAAATCATTATCAAAATATATTGATCTTAAAAATCCAAAAGTCAACGCAGAATCAGATGAGCAAAGGCTGGCTTTTATGCTCAAAGTCGACAATGATCCTGTGCTTTTAAAATTATTACCAAAATTGACAAACTTAGAGCCTTTTACCATAACAGGGAATTATAATAGTAAAACAGATTCTCTAAATGTGAAAGGAACGATTCCGAGAATTGTTTATGGAGGTAATACCATTTCAGACGGAAAAATAAATATCGAGGCCAAAGAAAATGCTTTAGAATATGCAGTTTCTGTGGCGACAATCGAAAGCGGTTCGCTTAAAATTCCGTTTACAAGTTTGTCCGGAAATGTGCAGAATAATATTTTGACGTATGCTCTTGAAGTAAAAGATGCCAAAGAAAAACAGCAATATTTTATTGCAGGTGAATTTAAGGCAGAGGATTCAAAAAACATTGTAAAACTGGATGCGGAAAATTTCATTTTAAATTATGATAAGTGGAATGTTGATCCAGAAAATGCAATCGAATTTGGCGAAAAAAGACTCTATGTCAATAAATTCAATTTGAGTAATAACGGAAATGAGTTAAAAATTCAGTCGCAAGGAACACAGGACAATGCACCGTTGCAGGTCGATTTTGTGAACTTCAAAATCGAAACCATTATGAATATGGTCAAAAAAGACGAGCTGTTAATGCAGGGATTGATTAACGGAAATGCGTTAGTCGAAAATGTAATGACCAGTCCGACTTTTACTTCGGACTTAAAAATTGATGATTTTACTTTTAAAGGAGAAAAAGTTGGCGATTTAGAAATAAAAGTAGACAACAAAACGACTGATACACTTGTAGCAAATGTGGCTTTAAGTGACGAAGGAAATGATGTAAAACTTACCGGAGAATATAAAATAGAAGAAGGTAATTTTGATTTGGATGTCGCAATTAATAAGCTGAACATCAAAAGTATTCAAGGTTTCAGCATGGGAAATATTACCGAAGGAAAGGGGTTTCTGTCTGGAAATTTTAAAATAACAGGAAATACTTCGGCTCCAAAAATTAATGGTGAATTGGTTTTTAATGATGCTGGTTTTAGAGTGACACAGCTCAATTCTTATTTTAAAACTAAAAACGAAAAAATCACTTTCGCTAATGAAACAATCTCATTTGACAAATTTTCTCTTTTTGATGAAAATGATAATGAATTGTTTGTCAATGGAACCATTCAATCTGCTGATTTTGTAAAATATAATTTTAATTTATTGGTTGAGGCTAATGATTTTAGAGCCATAAATTCTAAAGCTACGGATAATGATTTGTTCTACGGCGATTTGTTTTTGGATACAAAATTAAATATCAAAGGAAGTTTAGAAAGTCCGGTTGTAGATGGAACAATCAAAATCAATAAAGAAACCAAATTTACGGTGGTAATGCCACAATCAGATCCTTCGATTGCAGACCGCGAAGGAATTGTAGAGTTTGTTGATGAAGACAATATGTACCTCAAACAAACAGTTGATCTTCAAAATAAATTAGATCAATCGGAATTGAAAGGAATGGATGTAAATGTTGCTATTACGATTGATAAAGAGGCCGAATTGACTTTACTGATTGATAAAGCAAACGGAGATTATCTGAACTTAAAAGGCGAAGCCGAACTAGTTGGAGGAATTGATCGATCAGGAAAAACAACTTTGACTGGAAAATATGAGTTCTCGGATGGAGCTTATCAAATGAATTTTAACGGAATCAAAAGAAAATTCGATATTCAGGAAGGAAGTTATATTACCTGGAATGGCGAACCAACGATGGCAAATGTAAGCATTACGGCTATTTATAAGGTTGATGCTGCTCCGATTGATCTATTAGGTAATCAAATTCCAACTGATAATACAGCGGAAAGAAATACATACAAACAAAAACTTCCGTTTCAGACTTTATTGAAAATGAACGGAGAACTGATGAAACCTGAAATTTCATTTGGAATTGTATTGCCAGATGGAAATTATAATGTTTCTACAGATGTAGTTACATTAACACAAACCAAAT
This portion of the Flavobacterium panacagri genome encodes:
- a CDS encoding translocation/assembly module TamB domain-containing protein, with amino-acid sequence MNKKPAYFIKKILRILMWCVVSVVALLLLVIILIQVPSVQNFVKNKAITYLQDKIKTKVSLDYISIKFPKDVVLEGFYFEDQKKDTLLAGKRLEVDVDLFKLVSSELEINSVSLENVKANISRNKDGVFNFDYIIKAFESKEPKVEDPNAKPFKISVVKVNLDQVKFNFKDDFAKNDIRVNLTHFDTKFKKFDLDQMDFNIPTINLNGLKVVLDQDVVEKIAEVSVKTVDTISKRPDFKLALDKIALSKIDILYDNKDSKLNSGISLGNLKLIVNEIDLNKQFLDFDTFEVKNLKGNLRLGAKDKQIQAPDLDTTAIKQAGWKAKLNKVDIQNVAFKFDDMQSKPVAKGLDYSHLDLSKFNFEAEKLYYGNDTISGNINKLTVSEKSGLQIQSLKTNFFYGPKNASLENLYLKTPQTLVQDKIKAEYRSLDALQKDLGNLAIDANLKESKIGFKDILLFVPTLQNTNPFKSNPNAVLYVDSRVSGKVKDLNISKFEMSGIGTTKVSLSGKIAGLPDAQKAYYDLDIKKISSTAKDINMFVPAGTIPKNIQLPSQLSLQGKFKGSVQNFKTNLALNSSFGNAKVDALFDQRVKKREKYDAVVSLNEFDLGRLIKNDSIGKITLNAKVKGNGLDPKTANAFVDGIVQKAVFNRYTYKDLTLKGNIENGSFAVKSGMEDPNLNFNLTASGDTKDKYPTIKLKLNLDIADLEKLNLHAGPMKLRGNLDAAITNSNPDFLNGKVFLSNIQILQDKEPIVLDSIRVIAFADKDSNSIKISSQFLKAEMTGKYKLTTLSNSIQKSLSKYIDLKNPKVNAESDEQRLAFMLKVDNDPVLLKLLPKLTNLEPFTITGNYNSKTDSLNVKGTIPRIVYGGNTISDGKINIEAKENALEYAVSVATIESGSLKIPFTSLSGNVQNNILTYALEVKDAKEKQQYFIAGEFKAEDSKNIVKLDAENFILNYDKWNVDPENAIEFGEKRLYVNKFNLSNNGNELKIQSQGTQDNAPLQVDFVNFKIETIMNMVKKDELLMQGLINGNALVENVMTSPTFTSDLKIDDFTFKGEKVGDLEIKVDNKTTDTLVANVALSDEGNDVKLTGEYKIEEGNFDLDVAINKLNIKSIQGFSMGNITEGKGFLSGNFKITGNTSAPKINGELVFNDAGFRVTQLNSYFKTKNEKITFANETISFDKFSLFDENDNELFVNGTIQSADFVKYNFNLLVEANDFRAINSKATDNDLFYGDLFLDTKLNIKGSLESPVVDGTIKINKETKFTVVMPQSDPSIADREGIVEFVDEDNMYLKQTVDLQNKLDQSELKGMDVNVAITIDKEAELTLLIDKANGDYLNLKGEAELVGGIDRSGKTTLTGKYEFSDGAYQMNFNGIKRKFDIQEGSYITWNGEPTMANVSITAIYKVDAAPIDLLGNQIPTDNTAERNTYKQKLPFQTLLKMNGELMKPEISFGIVLPDGNYNVSTDVVTLTQTKLKQLEQDPAELNKQVFALLLLNRFVGENPFQSESGGVNAESFARQSVSKILSQQLNNLAGELITGFEVNFDLESSEDYTSGTMQNRTDLNVEVSKKLLDDRLKVTVGSSFGVEGAERANEESTNIAGDVALDYQLTKDGRYIVRAYRKNQYQVAVEGQVVETGVAFIITMSYNKFRELFHRTEKEKELIREEKLRKEKEKQKKKEEKEKEQLQENQIEGNEQKT